The window CAGGGAGGAACGGTCAACTCCCAGACGCGGCGCCGATCTGAGATATGAGGTGACCATACCGTTCCTGGAGGCCGCTTTAGGGGGTAAAAGGGAGATACGGCTTCAGCGCTGGGAGTCATGCCCTAACTGCGGAGGAACGGGGATCAGAGGCGGTGCCTCCTCGGTCTGCCCGACATGCCACGGTACAGGGTTCGTCACCCGACAGGAGAGACGAATGGGTGGATTCTTCAGCTTGAGCACGCCATGTCCTACCTGCGGAGGAACGGGGAGAACAGGTGAACCATGCCCTACCTGTGGCGGAACGGGAAGGATCAAGCGGACGAGAACCATAACCGTCAGAATACCGGCTGGTGTGGAGGATGGCGCCGTGCTGAGGCTCAGAGGCGAAGGTGAGACGGGCCAAAACGGCGGCCCACCAGGGGATCTGTTCGTCGTGATACATGTTATGGAGCATCCCCAGTTCAAAAGGGAAGGATTTAACATAATCTCAGATGTCCGCGTGCCGTTTACGACCGCGGCATTGGGGGGAGAGGTCACGGTGGAGACTATCCACGGCAGGGCGAGGCTGAAAGTGCCGCCGGGAACTCAGTCGGGCCAGATGCTCAGATTGGCCGGCATGGGCATACACGCCGCAAACGGGAAACAGGGCGATCACCTCGCAAGAGTGATGATCAGCGTGCCTCGAAATCCGTCACAGCGGCAGATCGAGCTCCTGAAAGAGCTGGCGAGATATGAGCACGGTTGACGTCTCTCTGTAATCATTAAGTCATTCGGCTTCGCCGTCATTAATGACTACAAATGACGATAAATGACAATAA is drawn from Candidatus Poribacteria bacterium and contains these coding sequences:
- the dnaJ gene encoding molecular chaperone DnaJ — protein: MPQKDYYQILGVSRDASQEEIKRAYRRLAMKYHPDKNPGDKEAEERFKEISEAYQVLSDPEKRRIYDQRGSRGLEDIGFTAFTDLDDIFANFGDIFSDFFGPRFYREERSTPRRGADLRYEVTIPFLEAALGGKREIRLQRWESCPNCGGTGIRGGASSVCPTCHGTGFVTRQERRMGGFFSLSTPCPTCGGTGRTGEPCPTCGGTGRIKRTRTITVRIPAGVEDGAVLRLRGEGETGQNGGPPGDLFVVIHVMEHPQFKREGFNIISDVRVPFTTAALGGEVTVETIHGRARLKVPPGTQSGQMLRLAGMGIHAANGKQGDHLARVMISVPRNPSQRQIELLKELARYEHG